One window of Salmo salar chromosome ssa11, Ssal_v3.1, whole genome shotgun sequence genomic DNA carries:
- the LOC106563199 gene encoding uncharacterized protein isoform X3, with protein sequence MRVGVPIFLFLAAAGFHTALTASLESAEKEDTFVGLEQLSDLQKRDQEEFEAAQMSATDDAHSEDVQYLEAVQDENTEEENDTQEEDMTDRDGNVEADQHVSCSPTESESDEDVDGMMQKPEHLEANVEEADETTNLAEVE encoded by the exons ATGAGAGTCGGAGTGCCCATATTCCTCTTTCTGGCTGCAGCAGGATTCCATACTG CTCTGACCGCATCCTTGGAATCGGCAGAAAAAGAAGACACATTTG TGGGGCTGGAGCAGCTAAGCGACCTGCAAAAGAGAG ATCAGGAGGAGTTTGAAGCAGCTCAAATGAGTG CTACAGATGATGCACACAGTGAGGATGTACAGTACTTGG AGGCTGTTCAAGATGAAAATACTG AGGAGGAGAATGACACTCAGGAAGAGGACATGA CAGACAGAGACGGAAACGTTGAGGCAGACCAACATG ttTCCTGTTCTCCAACAGAGTCTGAGTCTGATGAGGATGTAGATG GTATGATGCAAAAACCAG AACACCTTGAAGCCAACGTTGAAGAAGCAGATGAGACTACGAATTTAG CTGAGGTAGAGTGA
- the LOC106563198 gene encoding sodium-dependent phosphate transporter 1-B, which produces MVSTTIATLTLTGTTLGIMAQVTGGQLTDYMWLLIVGFIIAFILAFSVGANDVANSFGTAVGSGVVTLRQACILATIFETVGSVLLGAKVSETIRKGIIDVGMYNGSEHVLMAGSVSAMFGSAVWQLVASFLKLPISGTHCIVGATIGFSLVARGQQGVRWLELLRIVASWFLSPLLSGIMSGVLFYFVRMFILHKKDPVPNGLKALPVFYAVTMMINLFSIIFTGAPMLGFDKVPWWGTLLISLTCGVLTALLVWFIVCPRLKKKIERKIKSSSPSESPLMDKRELREEPVPCTILKPVPEEPPSPPSTVDPDTPYPEDPDSPSQLPQEERRVTFDIGDSDDGDNKEGKESENGNVNVQKVQFSNDVQFSNGPAHVPSNGYSQYHTVHKDSGLYKDLLHKLHLAKVGDCMGEAGDRPIRRNNSYTSYTMAIIGMHGDFRPKEGEFHASEDKGTEEKKKRVRMDSYTSYCNAVAEHGAPEGLGEAEVTLEMGEEDAGSSRSSLEEDRQDRDRPEVSELFRFLQILTACFGSFAHGGNDVSNAIGPLVALWLVYNSGSVNSSAPTPIWLLLYGGVGICLGLWVWGRRVIQTMGKDLTPITPSSGFSIELASALTVVVASNIGLPVSTTHCKVGSVVAVGWLRSRKGVDWRLFRNIFVAWFVTVPISGLISAAIMALFTYVILSTP; this is translated from the exons ATGGTTTCGACAACTATCGCCACCCTCACCCTGACGGGCACCACACTAGGGATAATGGCCCAGGTCACTGGTGGACAACTGACAGACTACATGTGGCTCCTCATAGTTGGCTTTATCATCGCCTTCATCCTAGCCTTTTCTGTGGGGGCCAATGACGTAGCGAACTCGTTTGGCACGGCAGTGGGTTCTGGAGTGGTCACCTTGCGGCAGGCATGCATCCTGGCCACTATCTTTGAGACCGTTGGCTCTGTGCTTCTGGGAGCCAAGGTCAGCGAGACCATCCGCAAGGGCATCATCGATGTGGGCATGTACAACGGCTCTGAACACGTGCTGATGGCTGGCTCTGTCAGTGCCATGTTTG GTTCTGCGGTATGGCAGTTGGTGGCCTCTTTTCTCAAGCTGCCGATCTCAGGTACCCACTGCATTGTGGGTGCTACCATTGGCTTCTCTCTGGTAGCCAGAGGTCAACAGGGGGTCAGGTGGCTGGAACTCCTCCGGATTG TTGCCTCCTGGTTCCTCTCCCCCCTTCTGTCTGGCATCATGTCAGGCGTCCTTTTCTACTTTGTACGTATGTTCATCTTGCACAAG AAAGACCCAGTGCCCAACGGTCTGAAGGCCCTGCCTGTCTTCTATGCTGTCACCATGATGATCAACCTGTTCTCCATCATCTTCACTGGAGCTCCAA TGCTTGGATTTGACAAGGTCCCATGGTGGGGCACACTGCTCATCTCTTTGACCTGTGGTGTGCTTACCGCCCTGTTGGTCTGGTTCATTGTCTGCCCACGCCTCAAGAAGAAGATCGAAC GAAAAATCAAGTCTTCCAGCCCCTCTGAGAGCCCACTGATGGATAAGAGGGAACTGAGGGAGGAGCCTGTACCCTGTACCATCCTGAAGCCTGTCCCTGAGGAGCCCCCTTCACCCCCCTCCACCGTTGACCCAGACACCCCCTACCCTGAAGACCCAGACTCCCCCTCCCAGCTTCCCCAAGAGGAGCGCAGGGTAACCTTTGACATTGGAGATTCTGATGATGGTGACAACAAGGAAGGCAAGGAGTCTGAGAATGGCAATGTCAATG tccaAAAAGTGCAGTTCAGCAATGATGTGCAGTTCAGCAACGGCCCAGCCCACGTCCCCAGCAACGGTTACAGCCAGTACCACACTGTGCACAAGGACTCTGGCCTCTACAAGGACCTGCTGCACAAGCTCCACCTTGCCAAGGTAGGCGACTGCATGGGGGAGGCAGGCGACAGACCCATCCGCCGCAACAACAGCTACACCTCTTACACCATGGCCATCATCGGCATGCACGGGGACTTCCGGCCCAAAGAGGGCGAGTTCCACGCCAGCGAGGACAAGGGtacagaggagaagaagaagcgtGTCCGCATGGACAGCTACACTAGCTACTGCAACGCTGTGGCCGAGCACGGGGCTCCTGAGGGCCTGGGGGAAGCAGAGGTgactctggagatgggagaggaggacgCTGGCAGCAGCCGCAGCTCTCTGGAGGAGGATAGGCAGGACCGGGACCGCCCTGAGGTCTCTGAGCtcttcaggtttctccagatcCTCACTGCCTGCTTCGGCTCCTTTGCCCATGGAGGCAATGACGTCAG CAATGCCATTGGTCCCTTGGTAGCTCTGTGGCTGGTTTACAATAGTGGTTCGGTCAACTCCAGCGCCCCGACACCCATCTGGCTGCTGTTGTACGGAGGAGTTGGCATCTGCCTCGGACTCTGGGTGTGGGGTCGCAGGGTTATCCAGACCATGGGCAAGGACCTCACCCCCATCACTCCCTCCAG TGGTTTCAGCATTGAACTTGCCTCAGCCCTGACCGTTGTGGTTGCCTCCAACATTGGCTTGCCTGTCTCCACCACCCACTGTAAG GTGGGATCTGTGGTAGCGGTTGGCTGGCTGCGCTCCAGGAAGGGTGTGGACTGGCGTCTGTTCCGGAACATCTTTGTGGCCTGGTTTGTTACTGTGCCCATTTCAGGCCTGATCAGCGCTGCCATCATGGCCCTCTTCACCTACGTCATCCTCTCCACCCcataa
- the LOC106563199 gene encoding protein MAK16 homolog A isoform X5, translating to MRVGVPIFLFLAAAGFHTALTASLESAEKEDTFGEEVGLEQLSDLQKRDQEEFEAAQMSATDDAHSEDVQYLEAVQDENTEEENDTQEEDMTDRDGNVEADQHESESDEDVDGMMQKPEHLEANVEEADETTNLAEVE from the exons ATGAGAGTCGGAGTGCCCATATTCCTCTTTCTGGCTGCAGCAGGATTCCATACTG CTCTGACCGCATCCTTGGAATCGGCAGAAAAAGAAGACACATTTGGTGAGGAAG TGGGGCTGGAGCAGCTAAGCGACCTGCAAAAGAGAG ATCAGGAGGAGTTTGAAGCAGCTCAAATGAGTG CTACAGATGATGCACACAGTGAGGATGTACAGTACTTGG AGGCTGTTCAAGATGAAAATACTG AGGAGGAGAATGACACTCAGGAAGAGGACATGA CAGACAGAGACGGAAACGTTGAGGCAGACCAACATG AGTCTGAGTCTGATGAGGATGTAGATG GTATGATGCAAAAACCAG AACACCTTGAAGCCAACGTTGAAGAAGCAGATGAGACTACGAATTTAG CTGAGGTAGAGTGA
- the LOC106563199 gene encoding uncharacterized protein isoform X2, which yields MRVGVPIFLFLAAAGFHTALTASLESAEKEDTFGEEVGLEQLSDLQKRDQEEFEAAQMSATDDAHSEDVQYLEAVQDENTEEENDTQEEDMNRDGNVEADQHVSCSPTESESDEDVDGMMQKPEHLEANVEEADETTNLAEVE from the exons ATGAGAGTCGGAGTGCCCATATTCCTCTTTCTGGCTGCAGCAGGATTCCATACTG CTCTGACCGCATCCTTGGAATCGGCAGAAAAAGAAGACACATTTGGTGAGGAAG TGGGGCTGGAGCAGCTAAGCGACCTGCAAAAGAGAG ATCAGGAGGAGTTTGAAGCAGCTCAAATGAGTG CTACAGATGATGCACACAGTGAGGATGTACAGTACTTGG AGGCTGTTCAAGATGAAAATACTG AGGAGGAGAATGACACTCAGGAAGAGGACATGA ACAGAGACGGAAACGTTGAGGCAGACCAACATG ttTCCTGTTCTCCAACAGAGTCTGAGTCTGATGAGGATGTAGATG GTATGATGCAAAAACCAG AACACCTTGAAGCCAACGTTGAAGAAGCAGATGAGACTACGAATTTAG CTGAGGTAGAGTGA
- the LOC106563199 gene encoding uncharacterized protein isoform X6, which translates to MRVGVPIFLFLAAAGFHTALTASLESAEKEDTFGEEVGLEQLSDLQKRDQEEFEAAQMSATDDAHSEDVQYLEAVQDENTEEENDTQEEDMNRDGNVEADQHESESDEDVDGMMQKPEHLEANVEEADETTNLAEVE; encoded by the exons ATGAGAGTCGGAGTGCCCATATTCCTCTTTCTGGCTGCAGCAGGATTCCATACTG CTCTGACCGCATCCTTGGAATCGGCAGAAAAAGAAGACACATTTGGTGAGGAAG TGGGGCTGGAGCAGCTAAGCGACCTGCAAAAGAGAG ATCAGGAGGAGTTTGAAGCAGCTCAAATGAGTG CTACAGATGATGCACACAGTGAGGATGTACAGTACTTGG AGGCTGTTCAAGATGAAAATACTG AGGAGGAGAATGACACTCAGGAAGAGGACATGA ACAGAGACGGAAACGTTGAGGCAGACCAACATG AGTCTGAGTCTGATGAGGATGTAGATG GTATGATGCAAAAACCAG AACACCTTGAAGCCAACGTTGAAGAAGCAGATGAGACTACGAATTTAG CTGAGGTAGAGTGA
- the LOC106563199 gene encoding protein starmaker isoform X7, whose product MRVGVPIFLFLAAAGFHTALTASLESAEKEDTFVGLEQLSDLQKRDQEEFEAAQMSATDDAHSEDVQYLEAVQDENTEEENDTQEEDMTDRDGNVEADQHESESDEDVDGMMQKPEHLEANVEEADETTNLAEVE is encoded by the exons ATGAGAGTCGGAGTGCCCATATTCCTCTTTCTGGCTGCAGCAGGATTCCATACTG CTCTGACCGCATCCTTGGAATCGGCAGAAAAAGAAGACACATTTG TGGGGCTGGAGCAGCTAAGCGACCTGCAAAAGAGAG ATCAGGAGGAGTTTGAAGCAGCTCAAATGAGTG CTACAGATGATGCACACAGTGAGGATGTACAGTACTTGG AGGCTGTTCAAGATGAAAATACTG AGGAGGAGAATGACACTCAGGAAGAGGACATGA CAGACAGAGACGGAAACGTTGAGGCAGACCAACATG AGTCTGAGTCTGATGAGGATGTAGATG GTATGATGCAAAAACCAG AACACCTTGAAGCCAACGTTGAAGAAGCAGATGAGACTACGAATTTAG CTGAGGTAGAGTGA
- the LOC106563199 gene encoding uncharacterized protein isoform X1, producing the protein MRVGVPIFLFLAAAGFHTALTASLESAEKEDTFGEEVGLEQLSDLQKRDQEEFEAAQMSATDDAHSEDVQYLEAVQDENTEEENDTQEEDMTDRDGNVEADQHVSCSPTESESDEDVDGMMQKPEHLEANVEEADETTNLAEVE; encoded by the exons ATGAGAGTCGGAGTGCCCATATTCCTCTTTCTGGCTGCAGCAGGATTCCATACTG CTCTGACCGCATCCTTGGAATCGGCAGAAAAAGAAGACACATTTGGTGAGGAAG TGGGGCTGGAGCAGCTAAGCGACCTGCAAAAGAGAG ATCAGGAGGAGTTTGAAGCAGCTCAAATGAGTG CTACAGATGATGCACACAGTGAGGATGTACAGTACTTGG AGGCTGTTCAAGATGAAAATACTG AGGAGGAGAATGACACTCAGGAAGAGGACATGA CAGACAGAGACGGAAACGTTGAGGCAGACCAACATG ttTCCTGTTCTCCAACAGAGTCTGAGTCTGATGAGGATGTAGATG GTATGATGCAAAAACCAG AACACCTTGAAGCCAACGTTGAAGAAGCAGATGAGACTACGAATTTAG CTGAGGTAGAGTGA
- the LOC106563199 gene encoding uncharacterized protein isoform X4: MRVGVPIFLFLAAAGFHTALTASLESAEKEDTFVGLEQLSDLQKRDQEEFEAAQMSATDDAHSEDVQYLEAVQDENTEEENDTQEEDMNRDGNVEADQHVSCSPTESESDEDVDGMMQKPEHLEANVEEADETTNLAEVE; the protein is encoded by the exons ATGAGAGTCGGAGTGCCCATATTCCTCTTTCTGGCTGCAGCAGGATTCCATACTG CTCTGACCGCATCCTTGGAATCGGCAGAAAAAGAAGACACATTTG TGGGGCTGGAGCAGCTAAGCGACCTGCAAAAGAGAG ATCAGGAGGAGTTTGAAGCAGCTCAAATGAGTG CTACAGATGATGCACACAGTGAGGATGTACAGTACTTGG AGGCTGTTCAAGATGAAAATACTG AGGAGGAGAATGACACTCAGGAAGAGGACATGA ACAGAGACGGAAACGTTGAGGCAGACCAACATG ttTCCTGTTCTCCAACAGAGTCTGAGTCTGATGAGGATGTAGATG GTATGATGCAAAAACCAG AACACCTTGAAGCCAACGTTGAAGAAGCAGATGAGACTACGAATTTAG CTGAGGTAGAGTGA
- the LOC106563199 gene encoding uncharacterized protein isoform X8, producing MRVGVPIFLFLAAAGFHTALTASLESAEKEDTFVGLEQLSDLQKRDQEEFEAAQMSATDDAHSEDVQYLEAVQDENTEEENDTQEEDMNRDGNVEADQHESESDEDVDGMMQKPEHLEANVEEADETTNLAEVE from the exons ATGAGAGTCGGAGTGCCCATATTCCTCTTTCTGGCTGCAGCAGGATTCCATACTG CTCTGACCGCATCCTTGGAATCGGCAGAAAAAGAAGACACATTTG TGGGGCTGGAGCAGCTAAGCGACCTGCAAAAGAGAG ATCAGGAGGAGTTTGAAGCAGCTCAAATGAGTG CTACAGATGATGCACACAGTGAGGATGTACAGTACTTGG AGGCTGTTCAAGATGAAAATACTG AGGAGGAGAATGACACTCAGGAAGAGGACATGA ACAGAGACGGAAACGTTGAGGCAGACCAACATG AGTCTGAGTCTGATGAGGATGTAGATG GTATGATGCAAAAACCAG AACACCTTGAAGCCAACGTTGAAGAAGCAGATGAGACTACGAATTTAG CTGAGGTAGAGTGA
- the LOC106563197 gene encoding protein FAM136A — translation MAEAHQARVQKTIEDMVQSLERDHIRKMQGLMFKCSAECCERSTDSMSQVHNCIERCHAPLAQAQGLVTNELEKFQDRLTRCTMHCNDKARDLFDSGAKEPAVRAMMENCVGSCVDDHINLIPSMTHRLKENLDSIPQ, via the exons ATGGCAGAGGCGCATCAAGCTCGTGTACAGAAAACCATAGAGGATATGGTTCAAAGTTTAGAACGGGACCACATCCGCAAGATGCAA GGACTCATGTTCAAGTGCAGTGCAGAGTGCTGCGAGCGCTCCACAGACTCCATGTCACAGGTGCACAATTGTATTGAACGCTGCCACGCTCCTCTGGCGCAGGCCCAAGGACTAGTGACCAATGAACTAGAGAAATTTCAG GACCGGCTGACCAGGTGCACCATGCATTGCAATGACAAGGCCAGGGACCTGTTTGACTCTGGGGCCAAGGAGCCAGCCGTGCGGGCCATGATGGAGAACTGCGTGGGCAGCTGTGTGGACGACCACATCAACCTGATCCCCAGCATGACGCACAGACTCAAAGAGAACCTGGACTCTATTCCACAGTGA